DNA sequence from the Lonchura striata isolate bLonStr1 chromosome 7, bLonStr1.mat, whole genome shotgun sequence genome:
TTTTCCTGCCAAAGAGAGGGAAGGTCAGCGAGGCAGGGATACCTGATGGGCAGCCATCTGGAacagagcccaggcagggaaCCCCAGCACCAGGGCCAGCGTGCTGGCAGACTCACTGATAGCTGCAGAAGACACGCATCAGATCCTCGGTGCGGAAATCCGAGGGGAAGTCGTAGATCTCGATGACGTGGGGCAGCTCATCATCGCTGATGTCTGGAGCAGCAGGTTCAGCCCCATAGTAGTTGAAGCGGGGTGACTGCTGGATCTCCTGGTGCTTCTCACCCCCTGAGAGCTGCAGTAGTAGGAGAGGCACAGAAGTGAGCAACCCACGCCCACCAGCCTCACAGCAGTTCCCAAACCATCAAGTGCTCACCAGAAAGTTGTCCAGGCCCCTGCACCCCAGCACTGCAGATGGATTAATGGCATTGAGAATTAGGAGTTATCAACCAGGGTTTTCACACTATGCACTTGTTTTTCCCATTACCAGCATCCCTTCAGTTGCCACACTCTGTGGCCAGGTCAGGGACATGGCAGGAATGGCAAGAGTGAAACAGCACATGCATCTCCAAGCAAACCCCTCCTTCCACAGTGATGTGATGACCTGAAATACCTTAGGGGAAGAACAAGGAGCAGGATAGTAATGCCAGAAGGAAAGATTGATGTCTCTCTGCCACATGGAAGCACCAGGCTCAGCACACCATGGATGCAGCACATGCACCAGAGCAGCCTATCAGCACCCCAGAGgccaaaatgaaaaagacagTGCTCCACTGAGGAGCAAGTTCTGCTGGTTAATCACCTGTGCACCTAGAAATGTATGGTTTATTTCTTATTTGAATTTGCCTGATTTCACTTTCCAGCCAGCAGTTCTTGTTCTGCCTCTCCGCTGTATTAAAGAACCTCCAATCCCATGTCTCCTCCCCATCACAGCACTTACTAATGTTAATCAAGTCCCTTCTCAACCTTCTTATTGATAAAATGGATTGTGCACCTTTAATACCTCACAGCGGAGCACTTTCTCCAGCCCTAAAAGATGAGGGCTGTAGAGCTTTTCTACCTTGAGCATTTTTCAGCCTTTATTTCAAAACACAGGCAGCAGCCTCCCGCTGCCACAACACAAGGGTGCAGCCAGCCCCTATTTCCCTCTGTCCCACGGCATTGCCAGTGCCAGCTGGTCACCCTGCAccatgctctgcccagggctgccctgcatCGCTTGCTGAATCCGTGCTTTCCAAACCATGCCGTGCCAGTGGCCAAGGGGATTCACTgtcctgcttcagctgagacaCCAGGCCAGGTGCAGTCCAAAGCCACTGACAGCTCCCTGTTCCCCCTGGAGCGTGGGGCTGGCCTGATGACAAGAAATGGGTACATAACTCAGGCAGGTTCCCACCCCGATCCCCTAAGCGATCATAGCAGAGCACACCACCACTACAAGGTTAGAGTCCATAAATCCCAGCCAGCTCAGTCGATAAAAAGTGCTCATTCCGACAATTTTACAGGGAAGATGAATTCATGGCAGGTGAGGGGGTGCTGCCATAGAGGCTGGATGCTGGTGGAGGGTAGAGCTGAGTTATGGAGCTCACGGGAcaagccagcactgccagcagagcctcctgccctgccatcacccctgcacagggcagcacGCTCATCAGGCACCAAGCACCTGCTCGGGGGAAGCCAGGGAGCCATTCCCAGGCAGGATTAAGCCCTGTAGTGCTGCTTGAGGGAGCAGAGCACTCAGGTAGTGCCAGGCACTGGGAAGATGATTAGAGAGCAGGAGCACAGAGTGCCAGAGCAGCCCTTGACCTTCACAAATCACCAAGTGTGGCGGGGCAGGAAGGACAGGAGCCGTCTGGCGGCAGGCACGGCTCAACAggtcctgcagccctgccagcccagcacacagcgagccacagctccagccatggggcagggcagggagtgcGAGCCGTGGTGAGGTCCCCAGCCACGGCAGGCACCCTGGGGAGGGTTCGCTGATCGATGGACAGACAGATGACAGGGAAAATGACGCCTGTCCATCACATCTCGCTGCTCTCTGAAGACACACGCCTGTCAGAGGGGTCTGTGGCTGCTGGCTTAcaccacagccctgggcacgcACGCACGCATCGCAGCCCCTGCCATGCCATACTGCCTGATGGAGAGCCCACAGAGCCTGCACAGAAATGGTCACAGTGCTTAATTACTCTGTGTTCAAACTGATTTCTACTCTGAATTTGTCTGGTTTCAGCTTCCAGCCAATGGTGCTCACTAcggtgtttttttcctgctagaTTAAAGAGCCATCCGCTATCAGAAATCTCTCCTCCACACAGAACATCATAAATCTTGCTCTCTGCCAGCTATCTGCATTGCATAAGGATTCGGTTTTGAGGAAAACATTACTAATTTTCCCGTTCTTTATGTTAATTAACAACAGCTCCATCTTCACAAGAGCCTGCGCCCTCCCCAGGCAGCTACATCCACCTGCTGGGAGTTCAGAGGGCTCAGGAGGGGCCATGAAGGAATCTGCAAGGGAAAAAAGATGGCAACTTTTGATAAATCCCTATTTCAGGTTCTTTTTCACCCATTTTGGGAAGCTCCCTGGAAAGCTCAAACTTGTCTCAGAGCTCGTGCGTAGGGGAGCCAATACAGGTACTCCTTGGAGTGAGAACCTGTACTGCACAACACAACCCTGCCCACAGCATCCTATGGCCACACCGTAACAGGGATCCTCCCTGACCGTCCTCCCCCAAGGGCGAGCCATGCCCATGGCATCAGCCCACAGAAAGCCAATGCCACCTGCACCAGCTGCctcagagcagcagtgctgtccTCCTCACACCAGCACTCACCACAATCTCCAGTCTGGAGGGTGAGGGACAGTGGCTCAGGGGAGCACAGCCACGCAAGGATGGGAATACCCAACGCCCTTCTACATCTCCCCAAATGTGAGCCCTTTGTGTCCCACCATCTCAGCACCATGCCAGGCTCCAAGAGGACTCATCAGCCCAAGTAAAGCCTTGCAGACAAGGTGGGATCTGTGCCCCTCAGTAAGAGTACTCTTGAGTTAATCTGATCCCTTCACAGATGCTGTTATCAAGGTACCACCCATCACTTCACACCCTGCTTCCAAGCCAGGGGTAGGCAGACTCTGGATGTAACAATATTAACATTGTTTGTTTCCTCAGGTACATTAACGTCATTTAGAAAATTACCAGTTTGATGCTACTGATTTAAAATGCAATAAGGGATATCCAGCCTTGCTGCAGGAGCCAAGCTTTCCTCGTGGATGGCAGCAAAACCGTGTGGGTCCTGGCACTAAGCAGCCAACTGTAGTAAATTCAGCAGCATGTGTGCAGGAGGGAATGGCAATGAGCCACAGCTGATTAAGAAGCCATAGTTTCAAGGAAACATCCATTGCTGTTTCAGCGGGATCCCATACACCTCAGCCCATTTCTTTATCACCTGCCCTGGTTTCATGAGGGTGCAGCTGCAGTTTAAATCACCTCAGCAGGTTTTACTGGGCACACTTTATGTGCTACAGAGGGATGATCACCCTAGTGTTCCACAGCAACgcaggatggggtgggacagatGGGGAAGATGGAGATCCCAGATGtttcagcagcacaggggaaggCTGGCTCTAAGTGCAGACAGCACAGCCAGCTAGGCTGACCATGCCCTGGGTGCAGCCCACCCACCCCATGTACCCACCTCAGAGAACACAGGAACAGACATCCCCCACATCCCTGCCAATGCCCACAAACACTGGCTTGCAGAAGTACCTCCTCCAGCAGGCGTGGGTCCAGGCAGTCCCCATCATCATTGAacagcacatcccagctctcctcagCACCTGGGCTGGTCTGGCTCAGGGTTTCAGCACCGGCACTGGTCTGTCCTTCCTTAggggagctgctgtggagaCCTCCCTCTTCTTTCTCAGCCTCCAGCTGCCTCTGCAGTGAGCCCACATCCTCATCTGGCCTTGCCAGCTCCTTGGCCCAGGACACAGGTGAGATCCCCTCCATGCCGTGGCACAGCTGCTCTAGGGGCACCAGGGGCTCACAGCTTTCCAGAGATGCTCCCTCCCACGGGCTGctctcagctccagcactgctaTCTGTGCAGGCAGAAGTGCTGCCTGCTTCCACTACAGCAGGCACCAGGTCACCCTCCCCACTGGGatccccagcaccagcagcgCTCTCCTCCATGACAGGCGGGAGCTGGGACGGGCTGCCCATGCCCTGCTGTGGAGTGCTCTCCCCTGGGAGCACTGGAACATCGCCCGTGCTGCCCCTCAGGAACACAGGTTCACAGCTGGCTCCTGTTGCACACAAGGTGCTCTCCCCAGgaagctcagctctgccttcacaCGTCTCCTCTTCCTCTGGCACCCCAGTGGCACAAGCCTTGCTCTGTTCTGCCAGGAGAgacctctcctcctctctctcctcctcccaggCTTTCGTACCCATTGTCTCCCCCTCCAACTGGGGCACCCTTCCATGGTTGCCCACCCCTGCAGACTGCAGGACAGCCTCTCCCAGGCTTTGGGAGAGGCACCCAGCTGGATCTAGAGTGCTGTCTTCCAAATGCTCCAATATGCCACTCAGGCCTGTCTGACAAACCATTGTTGGGCTAGCAGCGGGTGTTGGGCTAGTGGGGTCACCCTCAGGCTCGGGGGTAGCCTTCACATCTCCAGCCTGGGCATTCTGTGGGGATGGAGGGTCAGGCTCAGTCCTTATCCTGTGGTCATGGCTGAGCTCTCCAGGTTCTTCATGAGATGCTTTGTCCTGcctgtcccagggctgagcaACAGCTAGATCTGGGCACGGCTCACACATGTTGGGTGATGCCTCCAGGCTTTCCAGTGCCTTAGGGCAGCTGCCTCTCGTCCTatggctctgcctggcagaggctgtCCGCAGCACCTTTGGGCCGGCATCCACCTTGTTCTCCCTCCTTGCCACTCTGCCTGCCTGTGTTCTGACACGGGGgcttctcctctgcccctcGCCACTGGCCCAGCCAGAGTCCTGCCCCAGGCGGTGGTTCTCAGGCTCCCGGCGGTGGTTCTCGGGGTCCCGGCGGTGGTTCTCAGGCTCCCGGCGGTGGTTCTCAGGCTCCCGGAGGTGGTTCTCAGGCTCCCGGCGGTGCCCAGCCCGTGTGTCTCCTGCCGCCTGTGCCTCTCTCTCCCGCCGCGCTTTGGGCACGTAGAGCGCCATGTCGGGCTTCCTGCGGCGTGCCCGGCTGCCCTCCACCTCCTGCTGCATGGTGCCACCAGTGCCTGCCAAGGAGAGAACAGCGTCACTGTCCCGcccgcagccccacagccccacagctgagcgCACAGCGGGGCTCAATTCCCAGGTCCCTGAGTCAGGtcccagcacccagccctgctccctcagcAACTGGCGCACAGTGATGGATTGTGGAGCCCCAGCACGGCCCCACAGCAGCGTATCTGCAGACAGGGTTTGGGGCCCGGAGCACCCCACAGCCCTACAGCCCTTGTGGGGCACATCCAGCTTGGGGGAAGCAGGGAAATCCTGACAGAATCACTGGGGCACCTGCTCCGCTCCGGCAGCTGCTACCTGGGACCTGCAGGCCAAAGGGACTAGCAGatgctgcagctgaagcagaaCTCTGAGACCATGCACTACTCAGCCATCAAAAACCACAGAGAAGCCTGAGGCAGCCACAGAACAACAGAAAGCAAACCCCAGCGCAGGGATACCCTGGCGCGGGACCATGGCATGATGCAGCCCTGCTCACCTGCTGGCCTGTCCCAacagagatttatttttcatcatctttGGCAGAAGCAGGCACACCACAAGCGGCCAGGCCCCCTGCCCCTATAAATATGCATCAGACAGGGTTATGGAGACGGATGGTGTGGGGGGCTGCACTGTGGTTGAGGGGAAGGCagagtggggctgggctggggctccatgATTAATCACTGCCCACTCCGTTTAGGGGGATTCATCACAGGCCGCTGTCAGGTAAATCACTGGAAAAACACCTCTTCAGTAATTAATGTGAAGTGACGGATGgacagcccctgggcccattaATCTGGACCATCAGCGCCGACCGAGATTATGAATGTCAGGATGCATAAACTGCCGGCAGATCAATAGGGCCAGGAACCCATCCAAGGCTCTCATTTCCGAGGCACCTCCGGTACATTAGCTCCCCTCCATGCCGCCCCTGCCCGAGGCGCGAACGCTCTCCGTGGCCCCTCACCAGCAGCCAGCAGTGGTGCCGGGAAGGCGAGGGGAGGCCAACCACTGGCTGGAAagtggctggggctgcccatGCCACACGGCATCATCCCCTCTTCCTGATGGATGGACAGACCGTTGCCTCGGCATGATGGACGAGTCTCTCATGGCTCACTGGAAACCACTGGAAGAGCCCAGCAGGGCAGTACCCCTAGCATGACCGCGGTGCCTGTGCCTGCCCCTCATGCTGCAAAGGTGGGCAGGAACATGAGGGGCAGGCACGGGTGCCGCGGTCATGCTGAGCACcatcccagggctgccccaaccatttttctgtctctgtagCTCTTGtcatttcccccccccatcTTTGATACACTAATTTTGCCAGCAGAACGATCCCCTTTATCTTTATCGACCGCAAGAAAGGAACATATCCTACAAACCTTCCAAGGACTGGAGTAGTCATTTTTCAACACTGAGGCATTATACATTTTCTCACCGAGTGGCAGCTGGGTGCCAGAGGGGAGGGGGCACTGGAAGCCCCCCGGCACCACCACTTCCAACCACAGACAGCTCCCAACTGCACCGAAGCATGTTCTGCTGAAGGGCTTTTCCCAGCCAAGCCCAAGAGTCCTCGGCCATGGCTCATTGCTGAATGTCTTGTGGGGGTCAGTGATCTCCCCAGGCTCTCCTTCCTGACAGTTCCCAGCATGGGGAGCAACCAGAAGCAGCATTGCTCCATGCAGGTCCCATGTCACCTCCAAGAGCCTTTGCACATAGGATTTATGGGCTCCTCAAAAACTTGCCATTCACCTTGCCTCACCCTCCAAAGCAGATGGTGCAGCATTAACCAGACGGCTGGTGCTGGGAGCATCCTCTCCCTGCACAGCTTTGCCTCTGCCTGCCACACACTGCTGGGGAAGAGCTGATTCCTGCATCCTGGGAAGAAGCACGGCAAGGTGGCAGATGACCCACACTGGCAGGGATGCCACAGcgctttgttttttccccacagggcagcacagctcctgcccccaGCCTATCAAACACTTCATCAATGCTACAGCCACGGGTCAGCACCGACTAATTTCATGCTCTGGGAGGCAGAGCAACAGCCCTGGCTTTGGGTCTCATTCACACTACGCTAGGCAGGACAACCCTACCACTTCCAGAGTTTGGGACCAAGCCTTCCCCACAAACACAGGCAGCAACAAGCAGTGCATCCCCAAAAAGGCCTATGCTGCCCCAGATGTTTTATGGACCTGCCTAGCAAAACAACTCAGCACTCTGGCACCAAGCAGGAAAAGGCCATGGCACCATGGTAAAGTGGTGATGGGAGTGCTGCCCAGCTGTCTGCCACATAAAGCccaccagcccagcacagcacagcccagcatgGCCAGGAGGCTGCTGGATCATCAGCCACGAGGCAGCCAGAGCTCCCTGAAGGCACAGGCTCCTCTCACATTGTTCCCAGGAATACCCTGCTCATGGGGAGCTTGTGCTCATGGTGTTGGTGAGGTCTCAGCGAGCTGcccagtcaggtgccagcctgTCCTCTAGTGAACATCTGCAGCACACATGGGCAGTGTTTtctccccaatttctccccatcCTGTCAAGTAAAGTACCCCACAAACAAGAGCAAGCCAGCCACAGTCCTGCTCAGGGAATCTGGGAACAGGCACGGATGCTGGGCTGTGGTGCTCATGTGGAACATGccagttcctggagaagtctcagTGCCACACAGCACCCTCTCAGCAGGCTGCTGCATttcctggcagggagctgtATTTTTAGACTTCGAGGTTTCTAATTCCACTCAATCCATATTCCCATCAATAGAGTAGATAACCTTAAAGCCTTGACAGTGAATAGGGATGGCAATACTGGGGGACCAGGAGCCTTGGGGGACCTCACGCAGCCTTGGCATGCAGCTTGCACACCACAATGTCACTTTTTACAGCCTGCAGCAGATTGAGCtctttgaaggggaaaaaaaaacctacaataACAAGATTATAAAAATGCAGGTACAAGGAGATTCTAAACCGCTCCACTGGGGAACCTGCCACTTGCAGGACTCATCCCATGCCAGGCACGTGTCATGGCACACTTACCAACTGCATAACACCAGCCCCTGGCAGCCCAGACAAGGACTGTCAAAGGTCTTGGCTACCTtgcagctctcctgctctcagcagagctccagcctAGGCCACCTGGCTCAACAGTGGCCAAAGGGGGCAGGAAAGGACCCGGATTCCTGGTGGAGACAGAGCAAAGGCATGAACACAGCCACTGGTACAAGGCAACGCAAAGCATTCAAGGAGCAAAGAGCTGCATTCCATCCaactcctgcctgcagccccgcAGGCTTTAAGAcctcctgtcccctgctgccaggagaaagagctctccagcagccacagcaaacACTGGCTGTGTGAGGAGGTGGCAAAAGCATCAAAGGCACTGAGAGAGATTTCAATCGTGCCTTTCACTTGCAATACTCTTAGGAGACACCTGGAACAGATGCTCTTAGGAGATACCTGGAACAAGAGAAGGGGAACATTCCAGACAGAAAGAGGATTTGAAAGTCAATAGTGTCCCCTCACAGCTGCAGGGGGGCACCGGAGAGGAAAGGGACAACAAACCAGCAGAAGGAGTTAACAGCCAGAATGCAAAGGGGAATACAAAGGACTTTACAAATATAACCAGGCAGCATCAGCACAAAAGTGAAAAGATCTATTAATAAacaaggagggagagaaaattAATGATGTCTCAAAAATAAAGATGactcaaaagggaaaaaaatcactgtttttaaacagaaaaatgccaatgAGGCAGAGGCCTTGCAAAAACAGCTgcagcaaaagcaaaaacagCATGTCCACACAGACACAGTCACCTGGCCAGCCTGGCCAGTGTGGAGATGAACCTATTAACCTGCTGACACACACTGCCAAGGAGAAACCAGGGCCCTGCTGATGGGTAGAACAAACAAGACACAATTTTCTCTGCAAGAAAGGACAACACAACCAGAGCTGAGAACAGGATAAACCCTGTTCCTATCCCCAGTGCAGAACAAAACTGGCAGTTAAAGGAGCCTGCATACCTGTACAATGAATGATGGACACTGgcttgcccagagaagttattTCAGAAGAATCACTGGGCAAAGTTTTTTGATACTTAGCTGAACTTCAGGGTCTCGTTTTACAGCATCTCTCAAACTTCTACTTGAATAATGAATTGTCATTAGATGATACTGAGCAGTGAGCTGTTGCAAACACCATGCAGAAAGACACGGTTGAAAGGATCCAAGAAATGTaagcaggaaacaaagcaagacc
Encoded proteins:
- the R3HCC1L gene encoding coiled-coil domain-containing protein R3HCC1L isoform X2; protein product: MQQEVEGSRARRRKPDMALYVPKARREREAQAAGDTRAGHRREPENHLREPENHRREPENHRRDPENHRREPENHRLGQDSGWASGEGQRRSPRVRTQAGRVARRENKVDAGPKVLRTASARQSHRTRGSCPKALESLEASPNMCEPCPDLAVAQPWDRQDKASHEEPGELSHDHRIRTEPDPPSPQNAQAGDVKATPEPEGDPTSPTPAASPTMVCQTGLSGILEHLEDSTLDPAGCLSQSLGEAVLQSAGVGNHGRVPQLEGETMGTKAWEEEREEERSLLAEQSKACATGVPEEEETCEGRAELPGESTLCATGASCEPVFLRGSTGDVPVLPGESTPQQGMGSPSQLPPVMEESAAGAGDPSGEGDLVPAVVEAGSTSACTDSSAGAESSPWEGASLESCEPLVPLEQLCHGMEGISPVSWAKELARPDEDVGSLQRQLEAEKEEGGLHSSSPKEGQTSAGAETLSQTSPGAEESWDVLFNDDGDCLDPRLLEELSGGEKHQEIQQSPRFNYYGAEPAAPDISDDELPHVIEIYDFPSDFRTEDLMRVFCSYQKKGFDIKWVDDTHALGIFSSPITEYLQPAKERPETSAVLARRLVIGALGVRSRQTPAQRDAERRKLQEAQERKRLENKQREDAWEGRD
- the R3HCC1L gene encoding coiled-coil domain-containing protein R3HCC1L isoform X1, whose translation is MQQEVEGSRARRRKPDMALYVPKARREREAQAAGDTRAGHRREPENHLREPENHRREPENHRRDPENHRREPENHRLGQDSGWASGEGQRRSPRVRTQAGRVARRENKVDAGPKVLRTASARQSHRTRGSCPKALESLEASPNMCEPCPDLAVAQPWDRQDKASHEEPGELSHDHRIRTEPDPPSPQNAQAGDVKATPEPEGDPTSPTPAASPTMVCQTGLSGILEHLEDSTLDPAGCLSQSLGEAVLQSAGVGNHGRVPQLEGETMGTKAWEEEREEERSLLAEQSKACATGVPEEEETCEGRAELPGESTLCATGASCEPVFLRGSTGDVPVLPGESTPQQGMGSPSQLPPVMEESAAGAGDPSGEGDLVPAVVEAGSTSACTDSSAGAESSPWEGASLESCEPLVPLEQLCHGMEGISPVSWAKELARPDEDVGSLQRQLEAEKEEGGLHSSSPKEGQTSAGAETLSQTSPGAEESWDVLFNDDGDCLDPRLLEELSGGEKHQEIQQSPRFNYYGAEPAAPDISDDELPHVIEIYDFPSDFRTEDLMRVFCSYQKKGFDIKWVDDTHALGIFSSPITARDALSTKHLMVKTRPLSQGTRASKAKARAYAEYLQPAKERPETSAVLARRLVIGALGVRSRQTPAQRDAERRKLQEAQERKRLENKQREDAWEGRD